The following is a genomic window from Methanoplanus sp. FWC-SCC4.
CCTCTGCCATTTTCTCATAAATCGGGCCGAGAAGATCTCCCGGACGGCCTGTGAACGGTTCTTCATCTCCGATTATCTTAACCATTATTTCCTTTGAGATGAGTCCCGGAGCCTTTCCATAAAGACCTCGAACGTAATCTTTTACTTCCTGAGTTACGTTTGAGTATCTTTCACCGCCCATTAACACATTCAATACAGCCTGTGTTCCGACAATCTGACTGGTGGGTGTAACAAGAGGAGGATATCCGAGATCTTTTCTTACGTGAGGAATTTCCTTGTGAACTGCTTCAAGTTTATCAAGAGCGTTCTGTTCTTTTAATTGTGAAACAAGGTTTGATATCATACCGCCCGGAAGCTGGTATATAAGGACATCACTGTCAATTCTTTCAGATATAGGATCAATGAGACCTTCGTATTTATCCCTTACAAGCAGACATTTATTTTTTACTTCGCGAAGGGCCATTAGATCAATGCCTGTATCATGAACAGTTCCTTTAAGACTTGCGACAACACTTTCAGTTGCGGGTTGTGAAGTTCCCATTGCAAAAGGCGACATTGCGGTGTCAAGGATGTCAACACCTGCATCAATTGCTGCCTGATAACTCATTAAAGAGATACCGCTTGTTGAGTGTGAATGAAGGTTTACCGGAATATCGATGGCATCTTTAATCCCTGCTACAAGTTCGGATGCAGCATTGGGCATAATTAGTCCTGCCATATCTTTTATGCATATTGAATCGCTTCCTTTTGAGTAAAGCTCTTCTGCAAATTTTATGAATTTTTCATTTGAATGGACAGGGCTTGTTGTATAGCTGATGGTGCCCTGAAGGTGTGCGCCGATATCCTTTACAACTTCCATTGACTTTTCCATATTCCTGATATCATTAAGTGCATCAAAAACACGGAAAATCTCCACACCATTTTTGCCTGCCGCTTCAATGAATTTCTCAACAACATCATCAGGATAATGTCTGTAACCAACAAGATTCTGACCTCTTAAGAGCATCTGTATCGGAGTATTTTCCAAAACAGCTTTCAGGTCACGAAGTCTCTGCCACGGGTCATCATTTAAAAACCGGATACAGCTGTCAAATGTAGCTCCCCCCCATGCTTCTACCGAAAAAAAGCCTATTTTGTCTAATTCCCGTGCTATAGGGATCATATCCTCTGTCTTGAGGCGTGTTGCTATTAGGGACTGGTGTGCATCCCTAAGGGTAGTATCTGTTATTTTTACAGGATTAGTCACACTCATAAAGTACCTCCTCTTCTTCTGGGGGCATAAATATTGTTCACAATTGCAATTATTCAGCTTCTAATAATTTCGCCTCCGAACTATAAATATCTCACTAACTCAAAAAGAGACAATAATAATATTCCAATTGAAAAAATTAAGGAAAGAAGGTCTTTTTTTGTTGTATTGAACTTTGTGCGCAGGGTACCTCCTAATGTATATCCACGTAGTGCAAGGATTTTACCATGCTCGCCTGATTCTCTTAATAGCCATATTAAAATATTACCCATTACAGGAATTATTTCAGCCATTCCAAATTTATTTTTTTTAAGAATTACGGCAATTTTGGCCCTTTTATAATCCTGTGAAATTTTTCGGATCTGAATTAAAGACATTTCGGATACGAGGCCAAGTTCAAATCCCCGTTTTTCTCCCAAAGCCCATGTAAGAACATTGAGCATATCTCCAGTCTGGATTTCTGTATAAGCCCATCCTGCAATCAGAAGAATAACGGACATTTTTACGAAATATGACAATCCGTCTCCTTCCCCGATAATCAGTATCAGTGACACAGCCCCTGTCATAACCAAAAGCCCTGTGAAAAGTTTTGGTGAAGGAATGGATTTTTGTCTTTTTGAAAATAGGATCCACCATATAAACACCATTGCAGAGCCCGGAGTTCCTGTAAAGGCTGACAGGGAAAGCATTATTGTTGATGCTATTCTTATTCTTGCATCCTGCATAGGGCCTCCAGAGTATCTTCAAATCTTATATTCTCAGGTGATGCTC
Proteins encoded in this region:
- a CDS encoding pyruvate/oxaloacetate carboxyltransferase — protein: MSVTNPVKITDTTLRDAHQSLIATRLKTEDMIPIARELDKIGFFSVEAWGGATFDSCIRFLNDDPWQRLRDLKAVLENTPIQMLLRGQNLVGYRHYPDDVVEKFIEAAGKNGVEIFRVFDALNDIRNMEKSMEVVKDIGAHLQGTISYTTSPVHSNEKFIKFAEELYSKGSDSICIKDMAGLIMPNAASELVAGIKDAIDIPVNLHSHSTSGISLMSYQAAIDAGVDILDTAMSPFAMGTSQPATESVVASLKGTVHDTGIDLMALREVKNKCLLVRDKYEGLIDPISERIDSDVLIYQLPGGMISNLVSQLKEQNALDKLEAVHKEIPHVRKDLGYPPLVTPTSQIVGTQAVLNVLMGGERYSNVTQEVKDYVRGLYGKAPGLISKEIMVKIIGDEEPFTGRPGDLLGPIYEKMAEEAREKGIVKKDEDILTYILYPAIAPSFLKGERKPELIPKKSTHAAPSVADIPSCMEVEVDGEIFAVRILSVEGSAVESSASVGAKKIPRDIKGGVKSNMQGMVLKIETNVGAQVKEGDTLVVLEAMKMENPIKSAKNGKVTQIFVDAGDTVQNGDVLLVIE